From Arcticibacter tournemirensis, one genomic window encodes:
- a CDS encoding AraC family transcriptional regulator, with product MFQKNTSPGNFALDYFSVFKFHLSEEKKTQADFPTESFRSDFFSIIHVTSGNLSVRIDLNDFDVATNGLFVVVPYSIKHIINFSHDCVLEGVSFTADVLSRMKLKENLLEQIEFFSSRDFFPWALSRRESSLFSQLVKRIRKRCEQLNNHSFGLELLANSITDFIYEMSEIGKSRIRDGMMTYGRKEQLVMNFTRLAKQHHLTARNLSFYSDKLFVSIKYLSETSKEITGKTASQFIDELDIIEAKRLLEDTPLNVSEISNHLNFSSPAFFSKFFKRLTSKSPKSYRKAFANGTFQFDRNN from the coding sequence ATGTTCCAGAAAAATACATCTCCTGGAAATTTTGCTCTTGATTATTTCTCTGTATTCAAATTTCATCTGAGCGAAGAAAAAAAAACTCAGGCAGATTTTCCGACAGAAAGCTTCCGCTCTGATTTTTTTTCCATTATACATGTAACATCAGGAAATTTGAGCGTTAGAATAGACCTGAACGATTTTGATGTTGCGACCAATGGGTTGTTTGTTGTTGTACCTTACAGCATCAAGCATATTATAAATTTTAGCCATGACTGTGTTCTGGAAGGGGTAAGCTTTACAGCTGATGTTTTATCGCGGATGAAGCTAAAGGAAAATTTGCTTGAGCAAATCGAGTTCTTTTCATCCCGAGATTTTTTCCCCTGGGCTCTTAGCCGGAGAGAAAGTAGCTTATTTAGTCAGTTGGTAAAAAGGATCCGGAAACGATGCGAGCAGTTGAATAATCATTCTTTTGGACTAGAACTGCTTGCAAATAGTATCACAGACTTCATTTACGAAATGAGCGAAATTGGAAAGTCGCGAATCAGGGATGGCATGATGACTTACGGCCGCAAGGAACAGCTTGTGATGAATTTCACCAGGCTCGCAAAGCAACATCACCTGACTGCAAGGAATTTATCTTTTTATAGCGACAAGCTTTTTGTTTCTATAAAATATCTTTCTGAAACTTCAAAAGAAATTACGGGAAAAACAGCAAGCCAATTCATTGACGAACTGGATATTATCGAAGCAAAACGCTTACTGGAAGATACGCCATTAAACGTTTCTGAAATATCTAATCATCTTAACTTTAGTTCTCCTGCATTCTTTAGCAAATTCTTTAAGCGGCTCACCTCTAAATCTCCTAAAAGCTACAGAAAGGCTTTTGCAAATGGTACTTTCCAGTTTGACCGAAACAACTGA
- a CDS encoding RNA polymerase sigma factor translates to MQVPITSEEDIVKLFNKGDRQAFQYVYRKYYKLMFRYSCSIVNEAEAADEIVQNVFLRILEKNGTITISRNSLAAYLLRSVRNQSMNYINRRKFEREYLERRNAGETVASILPSGRLEEKELEREYIEALNELPEQCRTVFQLSRSEELTYKEIAGKLNISVKTVETQMGRALRKLRIKLAEFLVLVMILIWLIE, encoded by the coding sequence GTGCAAGTACCAATAACATCAGAAGAAGATATCGTAAAACTCTTTAATAAGGGCGACAGACAGGCATTTCAATATGTATATAGAAAATACTATAAGCTGATGTTCAGATATTCCTGTTCAATAGTAAATGAAGCGGAAGCGGCCGACGAGATCGTACAGAACGTGTTTTTGCGAATACTGGAAAAGAACGGAACAATAACGATCTCCCGAAATTCGCTTGCAGCCTATCTGTTACGTTCGGTTAGAAATCAGTCGATGAACTATATTAACAGGAGGAAATTCGAGAGAGAATATCTGGAACGCCGCAACGCCGGTGAAACGGTTGCAAGCATACTTCCATCGGGAAGACTAGAGGAGAAAGAGCTGGAGAGGGAATATATAGAGGCGCTTAATGAGCTTCCCGAGCAATGCAGGACTGTTTTTCAGCTGAGCAGATCGGAGGAATTGACATATAAGGAAATTGCCGGGAAGCTAAATATTTCAGTGAAGACTGTAGAAACTCAGATGGGGCGGGCACTCAGGAAGCTGAGGATCAAACTCGCTGAATTTCTGGTTTTAGTAATGATACTAATCTGGTTAATTGAATAA
- a CDS encoding efflux RND transporter periplasmic adaptor subunit gives MKINSILTPFILVIISSLTSCGSSGQTEQHSSEIKVSVKKIEQGEQFQELKYPGTIEPDNTAQIGFAVAGVVNNVVVQEGQHVKKGQLLASIDATEYSNALLIAKASLEQAEDMYQRLTGLYKKGSLPEKDYIDIKTKVAQARANKSINEKHIRDSKLYSPMTGIISNKMVETGSSAALGLPAFRIVKTDEVYVKVSVPESEVGAISDGMKASVFIATLNTTVNGKVNIINPEADNVSRTYTVKIKLGNRDGRLLPGMLADARISTGKQVKMIAVPSSSIVRDADNITYLFIAGNNRKATKRRVTVGDALGYSEVAITSGLAEGDQIIVAGQTRLKDGAAISF, from the coding sequence ATGAAAATCAATTCGATACTTACCCCATTTATACTGGTTATTATATCATCCCTTACTTCCTGCGGCAGCAGCGGTCAAACCGAACAGCATTCTTCTGAAATAAAAGTTTCCGTTAAAAAAATAGAGCAGGGTGAGCAGTTTCAGGAATTGAAATACCCGGGAACGATAGAGCCTGACAACACTGCCCAGATTGGCTTTGCTGTTGCGGGAGTTGTAAACAACGTGGTGGTGCAGGAAGGACAACATGTTAAGAAGGGGCAGCTACTGGCTTCTATAGATGCTACCGAGTACAGCAATGCATTGCTCATTGCTAAAGCAAGCCTTGAACAGGCTGAAGATATGTACCAGCGTCTTACCGGTCTTTATAAAAAGGGAAGCTTGCCCGAAAAAGATTATATCGACATCAAAACAAAAGTTGCACAGGCAAGGGCCAACAAAAGCATTAATGAGAAACACATCAGAGATAGCAAGTTGTATTCTCCGATGACGGGGATCATAAGTAATAAGATGGTGGAAACAGGGAGCTCTGCTGCGCTAGGATTGCCGGCTTTCAGGATCGTAAAAACAGACGAGGTGTACGTAAAGGTGTCGGTTCCCGAGAGCGAAGTTGGCGCTATCAGCGACGGCATGAAAGCCTCTGTTTTTATAGCAACCCTGAATACAACTGTTAACGGAAAAGTAAACATCATCAATCCAGAGGCTGACAATGTTTCAAGGACATATACCGTCAAGATAAAACTAGGCAATCGCGACGGAAGGCTTCTTCCAGGTATGCTTGCGGATGCCAGAATCAGCACAGGGAAACAGGTAAAGATGATCGCCGTACCCTCATCGTCGATTGTAAGAGACGCCGACAATATTACGTATCTGTTCATAGCTGGAAACAACAGAAAGGCTACCAAAAGAAGAGTAACAGTAGGCGATGCTTTAGGTTATAGCGAAGTTGCTATTACCAGCGGGCTTGCCGAAGGTGATCAAATAATCGTGGCAGGGCAAACCCGGCTAAAAGACGGAGCTGCTATTTCCTTTTAG
- a CDS encoding acyl carrier protein, producing MKNKIRTILSEVSGLPESNFADEARDFTAAEIDSMEMMEVIVKIEDVFNTTIPESDIRKLTSIRRIEKYLRDIGISSF from the coding sequence ATGAAAAATAAAATTAGGACCATATTAAGCGAGGTAAGCGGATTACCCGAATCGAATTTTGCAGATGAAGCAAGGGATTTCACAGCAGCAGAAATTGATTCTATGGAAATGATGGAAGTTATAGTGAAGATCGAGGATGTCTTCAATACAACTATCCCCGAAAGCGATATCAGAAAGCTTACTTCTATTCGCCGGATAGAAAAATATTTAAGAGATATAGGAATAAGCTCCTTTTGA
- a CDS encoding TetR/AcrR family transcriptional regulator codes for MGQVCYFGYTKTTIKGIAQAAGMSVATLYYYFPDKTTALLIAFRKEHVVYYNDLSRLLKFDHMSVALFKEIVSARLNFVMSCFRYDYICHTKMTNVNVLISQWVKAAKYKEQVVFGGILSSLLVSAKTERCFFFQQAGLLIKGLDDVAGCSREREISAILRRQHSFLVEFIERAEYGHQ; via the coding sequence ATGGGACAGGTGTGCTATTTTGGATATACCAAAACCACCATAAAAGGGATTGCACAAGCTGCCGGAATGTCTGTGGCTACCCTCTATTATTATTTCCCGGATAAAACAACCGCTCTGCTCATAGCTTTTAGAAAGGAGCATGTTGTATACTACAATGATCTATCGCGGTTGTTAAAGTTTGACCATATGTCGGTGGCGCTATTCAAAGAAATAGTCTCGGCAAGATTAAATTTCGTCATGAGCTGCTTTCGTTATGACTATATCTGTCACACCAAAATGACGAATGTTAATGTCTTGATTTCTCAATGGGTGAAGGCCGCAAAGTATAAAGAACAGGTTGTTTTTGGGGGGATTTTGTCTTCATTACTGGTTTCCGCCAAGACCGAGAGGTGTTTTTTCTTCCAGCAAGCAGGTCTCCTGATAAAAGGACTCGATGACGTCGCTGGATGCAGTCGGGAACGTGAAATTTCAGCCATACTGAGAAGACAGCATTCTTTTTTAGTTGAGTTTATAGAGCGAGCTGAGTACGGACATCAATAG
- a CDS encoding efflux RND transporter permease subunit: MNFIEAAMKHKQVTLVISALLMVLGVYSLMNMPRAENPKLDMPLAMVAAFYPGADELQTEEQVTKKLEQYLFSFEEVDKKKTTSQTKDGQVFVTVYLHTSIKDRKKFWNTLQHGINTVLRQSLPDGVIGPIVNGNFGDVTAQIITVSSETRSYAEIEHYLDQLEDGLKIIPTVSKINRAGGQKQQIYVSVDNDKITRYGFNISDIVKVLQAQNVTNYSGEMTVDNSTIPVHTNSQLKSQQEISEQIIYTTPTGEVVRLRDVASIERRYEEPSSYIRVGRARTMILSIEMQPGNNIVQFGRTVEEKIKGIQSTFPDDIKTEIIVDQPEVVSESISHFMKEFGIAILAVIGVVMLLLPFRVAAVASVAAPISIIITFGLINIMGIELHQVSLASLIIVLGMVVDNAIVVVDNYIEKLDEGITPWTGAWQAATQLSLPIFTATLAIIFAFAPLALFMDGIAKDFIVTLPITVAVALIVSMLVAFLITPLTCYLFIKKGLKHEVSKRNVTRKSLLDYVQETFNKGIEVAFRVPKLTLLGAIVSIALALFLASHVEQEFFPLSETKQFNAEVWMPVGTSLKETDKAVRLVEAELKKDKRVLSIASFIGTSSPRFNMTYSPEMPRTSYAQIFITTESPEAVNEIVQKYLPKMQRLIPDGFINLRQLSMQEGAPIAVRVIGENINDQKRVADQIKTILDKSKGTNWVRTDYMDDYFSLSLKPKEDVAMRLGVPAQLITQTLGAGLKGFPVSRIWEGDKPVEIFLRFAPQNRSSFNDLANLRLNTVTGGTVLLKEVAELNPSWHTGVIAHRNGLRTLTVQSEAQLGIRASTIIKEATPEIEKIKLPEGIRIAYGGDAESSGDNLPGMSIAMATSLILILLTLLFQFKTLGKTLIILATFPLSLLGAFLGLFITGNPFGMTAFMGIISLIGIVVRNGIILVDYADELVRDHNYTIKAAALAAAKRRMRPIFLTSAAAAVGVIPMIVGKSPMWAPLGSVLVLGLIVSMILTLFIIPVLYFMFVRKPHDRTELPDSDTEIKYKPVHR, translated from the coding sequence ATGAACTTCATAGAGGCCGCTATGAAACACAAGCAGGTTACGCTTGTAATATCGGCACTATTAATGGTCCTGGGGGTTTATTCCCTGATGAACATGCCCCGTGCAGAAAATCCCAAGCTGGATATGCCACTGGCTATGGTGGCTGCGTTTTATCCGGGAGCTGATGAGCTTCAAACAGAAGAGCAGGTAACAAAAAAGCTGGAGCAGTACCTGTTTTCCTTTGAAGAGGTCGATAAAAAGAAGACTACCTCGCAGACAAAAGACGGGCAGGTGTTTGTTACGGTCTACCTTCACACATCAATAAAAGACAGAAAGAAATTCTGGAATACACTGCAGCACGGTATCAATACTGTATTGCGGCAGTCTCTTCCCGATGGTGTGATAGGACCGATTGTAAACGGAAACTTCGGCGACGTTACAGCTCAGATCATTACGGTCTCATCGGAGACCAGAAGTTATGCTGAAATTGAACATTATCTGGATCAACTCGAAGATGGGCTTAAGATCATACCTACAGTATCAAAAATAAACAGGGCGGGCGGACAAAAGCAACAGATCTATGTTTCAGTTGACAATGACAAAATCACTCGCTATGGATTCAATATCTCCGATATAGTAAAAGTACTTCAGGCGCAGAACGTGACCAACTATTCAGGAGAAATGACGGTTGATAATAGTACGATTCCAGTACATACGAATAGCCAGCTTAAATCGCAGCAGGAAATTTCTGAACAAATTATCTATACAACACCGACGGGAGAAGTTGTACGTTTGAGAGACGTTGCATCCATCGAAAGACGTTATGAAGAGCCTTCTTCCTATATACGCGTAGGGCGGGCAAGGACCATGATTCTTTCTATTGAAATGCAACCAGGCAATAATATCGTACAGTTTGGGCGAACAGTCGAGGAAAAGATAAAGGGCATTCAAAGTACTTTCCCCGATGACATTAAGACTGAAATTATTGTAGATCAACCAGAAGTAGTGAGCGAAAGTATATCACACTTCATGAAAGAGTTCGGAATCGCCATTCTCGCGGTGATTGGGGTGGTGATGCTGCTGCTGCCCTTTAGAGTAGCTGCTGTTGCCTCCGTGGCCGCTCCTATTTCAATCATTATCACGTTCGGACTGATCAATATAATGGGTATTGAGTTACATCAGGTGAGTCTGGCATCTCTGATTATTGTTTTAGGAATGGTGGTAGACAATGCAATCGTCGTGGTAGACAACTATATTGAAAAACTAGATGAAGGCATTACTCCATGGACAGGTGCCTGGCAGGCTGCCACACAGCTATCATTACCGATCTTTACGGCTACATTGGCGATCATTTTCGCGTTTGCACCTTTGGCCCTCTTCATGGACGGCATTGCCAAGGATTTCATCGTCACGCTTCCGATTACCGTGGCCGTAGCTCTTATCGTGTCTATGCTGGTCGCCTTTTTGATCACCCCGCTTACCTGTTATCTGTTCATAAAAAAGGGGCTGAAGCATGAAGTCTCCAAACGTAACGTTACCCGCAAGTCGTTACTCGATTATGTCCAGGAGACATTTAACAAAGGAATAGAAGTCGCTTTCAGAGTGCCTAAATTAACTTTACTGGGTGCCATAGTTTCAATAGCTTTGGCGCTTTTCCTGGCCAGCCATGTTGAGCAGGAGTTCTTTCCTCTTAGCGAAACAAAGCAGTTTAACGCAGAAGTTTGGATGCCGGTTGGAACATCTTTAAAGGAAACTGATAAAGCAGTAAGACTTGTGGAAGCAGAGCTCAAAAAAGATAAAAGGGTATTGAGTATTGCGAGTTTTATTGGAACCAGTTCTCCAAGATTCAATATGACGTATAGTCCTGAAATGCCAAGGACAAGCTATGCACAGATCTTTATCACTACTGAAAGCCCTGAAGCAGTAAATGAAATCGTTCAGAAGTATCTGCCAAAGATGCAGAGACTAATTCCTGACGGATTCATTAATCTGCGGCAGCTAAGCATGCAGGAAGGAGCACCAATTGCAGTCAGAGTGATCGGAGAAAACATCAACGATCAAAAGAGGGTGGCAGACCAAATTAAAACGATACTCGATAAATCCAAAGGAACAAATTGGGTGAGAACTGATTACATGGACGATTACTTTAGTCTCTCGCTAAAACCGAAAGAAGATGTAGCAATGAGACTGGGGGTTCCCGCACAGCTTATTACCCAAACATTGGGTGCTGGCTTGAAAGGGTTTCCTGTTTCGAGGATCTGGGAAGGCGATAAACCTGTAGAGATTTTTCTCAGGTTTGCACCACAAAACCGGAGCAGCTTCAACGATCTCGCTAATCTCCGCCTCAATACTGTGACTGGGGGAACAGTGCTTTTAAAAGAGGTTGCTGAATTAAATCCATCATGGCATACAGGTGTAATTGCACATAGAAATGGACTAAGAACATTGACGGTACAATCAGAGGCGCAATTGGGCATTCGCGCTTCGACAATCATCAAGGAGGCTACACCGGAAATAGAGAAAATAAAACTCCCTGAAGGAATACGGATCGCTTATGGGGGTGATGCAGAATCAAGCGGCGACAACCTGCCGGGAATGTCAATAGCTATGGCCACAAGCCTTATTCTCATTTTGCTCACGCTTCTTTTTCAGTTCAAAACGTTAGGAAAAACACTTATTATTCTGGCGACATTCCCGCTAAGCTTACTCGGCGCATTTCTCGGCTTGTTTATTACAGGTAACCCTTTTGGAATGACAGCCTTCATGGGGATTATCAGTCTTATCGGGATCGTAGTGAGGAATGGTATCATACTGGTAGATTATGCTGATGAACTGGTTCGTGACCATAACTATACCATAAAAGCTGCTGCTTTAGCAGCTGCAAAAAGAAGAATGAGGCCTATTTTTCTGACTTCCGCGGCCGCTGCTGTTGGGGTAATTCCAATGATCGTTGGAAAATCTCCGATGTGGGCTCCTCTAGGCAGTGTGTTGGTTTTGGGCCTTATTGTATCGATGATATTGACACTGTTTATTATTCCTGTGCTTTACTTTATGTTCGTGAGAAAGCCTCATGATCGTACAGAGCTTCCGGATTCTGACACGGAAATAAAGTACAAACCTGTACATCGCTGA
- a CDS encoding glycosyltransferase: MINKKQKNLPGIIFLTSFPPKECGIATYSQDLINALNNKFKNSFNTSVCALESGKEHHVYSAEVSKRLNTLDSASFSSISSQINKDPHIQIVMIQHEFGFFNTDHETDFLRLLEDINKPKILTFHTVLPNPLEGHKLNVKRIASLCSSIIVMTRNAANVLASDYAIPVEKITIIPHGIHLVPHKNKEALKTKYGLGGRTILSTFGLINSGKSIETSLEALPAIIKEHNNVLFLVIGKTHPTIIKQEGEKYRKMLEKKAKALNLLQHVKFIDMYLPLNDLLELLQLTDIYLFTSKDPFQAVSGTFSYAMGCGCPIVSTPIPHAREMLSDSTGILIDFQNPEQLAEAVIRILNDEDLKTTLGSNALKKIQSSAWQNVAIAYGNLFKKIDDNVSLLYRTPDIKLDHIKNLTTDFGIIQFCKINNPDPDSGYTLDDNSRAMIALIMHYKLTKEKKDIPLISVYLDFIRFCQKTDGAFFNYVDINKEFSSQNEQVNLEDANGRAIWALGYLLSEGRSLPQVLIIEAENILLKTLPMLTKTNSPRAIAFMVKGLYHWNVYQESMQLVTLINSLSQKLVTMYRKKATPDWEWYEHYLTYGNSVLPEALLCAHLATGNVTYKDIARKTFDFLLDKTYDRAGIRIISNRSWLSKGGKSALFGEQPIDVAYTIIALDTFFRFFGEIFFLQKMKIAFNWFLGQNHLHRIVYNPSTGGCYDGLEESSVNLNQGAESTVTYLIARLTWEKYKTHQTSLIPSSSRDHIEPY, from the coding sequence ATGATCAACAAAAAACAAAAGAACCTACCGGGAATCATATTCCTCACTTCCTTCCCTCCAAAAGAATGTGGCATAGCTACCTACTCTCAGGATCTGATAAACGCCCTTAACAATAAGTTCAAAAACTCTTTTAACACTTCGGTGTGTGCACTAGAGTCGGGCAAGGAGCATCACGTCTATTCAGCAGAAGTAAGCAAGAGACTGAATACTTTAGATTCAGCCTCATTTTCTTCTATTTCGAGCCAAATCAATAAAGATCCTCATATTCAAATCGTCATGATTCAACATGAGTTTGGTTTTTTCAATACAGATCACGAAACGGACTTTCTCCGTCTTCTTGAAGACATCAATAAACCCAAAATCCTGACTTTCCATACGGTATTGCCAAACCCATTAGAAGGGCATAAGTTGAATGTAAAAAGAATAGCGTCTCTATGTTCATCCATCATAGTGATGACACGCAACGCGGCCAACGTTTTGGCTAGTGATTACGCTATCCCTGTTGAAAAAATCACCATTATTCCGCACGGAATTCATTTGGTTCCTCATAAAAACAAAGAAGCCCTAAAAACAAAGTATGGACTCGGCGGACGTACTATCCTTTCAACTTTTGGATTGATAAACTCAGGAAAAAGCATCGAAACCTCTTTAGAAGCCCTGCCTGCTATAATCAAGGAACATAATAACGTTTTATTTCTCGTAATTGGTAAAACACATCCAACTATCATAAAGCAGGAAGGAGAAAAATACCGGAAAATGCTTGAGAAGAAAGCAAAGGCTTTGAATCTTCTACAACATGTAAAGTTTATAGATATGTATTTACCGCTAAACGACCTGTTGGAATTATTACAACTCACTGATATTTATTTATTTACTTCTAAAGATCCATTTCAGGCAGTAAGCGGCACATTCTCATATGCAATGGGATGCGGATGTCCTATTGTTTCAACTCCAATTCCTCATGCACGCGAAATGCTTAGTGACAGCACAGGCATACTCATTGATTTTCAAAATCCGGAACAACTTGCAGAAGCAGTGATCCGTATTCTTAATGACGAAGATTTAAAAACAACGTTAGGCAGTAACGCACTGAAAAAGATTCAGTCAAGTGCATGGCAGAATGTTGCAATAGCCTACGGTAACTTGTTTAAGAAAATCGATGATAATGTTTCTTTACTATACCGGACGCCAGATATAAAGCTGGATCATATAAAAAACCTCACTACTGATTTTGGGATCATTCAGTTCTGTAAGATCAATAATCCGGATCCTGACTCGGGATACACATTAGACGATAATTCCAGGGCTATGATAGCTCTAATTATGCATTATAAATTGACAAAAGAAAAAAAAGATATTCCTCTCATTTCGGTTTACCTCGACTTTATACGTTTTTGTCAAAAAACAGATGGCGCCTTCTTTAATTATGTAGACATCAATAAAGAATTTTCCTCACAAAATGAGCAGGTAAATCTCGAGGATGCTAACGGAAGGGCCATCTGGGCGTTGGGCTATCTGCTTTCTGAAGGGCGGTCTTTGCCTCAGGTTTTGATTATCGAAGCTGAGAATATCCTCCTAAAGACATTACCGATGCTCACTAAAACCAATTCACCGAGAGCTATTGCGTTTATGGTTAAGGGACTCTATCATTGGAATGTCTATCAGGAATCCATGCAGCTTGTGACCCTGATAAATAGCCTCTCTCAAAAACTAGTTACTATGTACAGAAAGAAAGCGACGCCGGATTGGGAATGGTATGAACATTATTTGACTTATGGGAATAGTGTCTTGCCGGAAGCTCTGTTATGCGCACATCTGGCAACGGGAAACGTTACGTATAAGGACATTGCCAGGAAAACATTCGATTTTCTTCTCGATAAAACTTATGATAGGGCTGGTATCAGAATAATTTCAAATAGAAGCTGGTTAAGCAAGGGAGGAAAGTCGGCTCTGTTTGGAGAACAACCAATTGACGTAGCGTACACGATAATTGCCCTCGACACATTTTTCCGATTTTTTGGAGAAATATTCTTTCTGCAAAAAATGAAAATTGCCTTTAATTGGTTTTTGGGACAAAATCACCTTCATCGTATTGTTTACAATCCCAGTACAGGAGGTTGTTACGACGGGCTGGAAGAATCTAGCGTAAATCTGAACCAGGGTGCAGAATCGACGGTTACTTACTTAATTGCCCGTCTAACCTGGGAAAAATACAAAACGCACCAGACTAGTTTGATACCATCTTCATCCCGGGACCATATAGAACCATACTAA
- a CDS encoding glycoside hydrolase family 130 protein: MLLPVRRLTLKILPDPKRVIARFFFNGEERATRLIKEILKLEKHEVFDLISPLLQEFSKRHRNITKILLHHCKKVKGSLVSAGIDYKSLDYYTKLLIGSYFTNEYSIESAAFFNPSIVPDPDQSNLEQGQLRLILSFRAVGEGHISSVVFRRALLDKDNAISVIPSGSYVSEAETIRNAIYNKRLFLTKASEAGINENFLENVEQHLGSEFGYEELKSIILEAKMQDGTDDELIQQYDLILALSDSYRELSFSRDTDISDRVIFPISEFEQKGIEDARFVRFINDDGGVVYYATYTAYSGTQIMPKLLETTDFYDFKVSPLNGTGALNKNLALFPRKINGKYAMLSRIDGWNNYLMYSSTINEWNEPVKIQAPKYPWELNQIGNCGSPIETPEGWLVITHGVGPMRRYCIGASLLDLDSPEVEIGRLKEPLLIPNSDEREGYVPNVVYSCGSVINNNELIIPYGLSDYGSSFAAVNLADLLCRLKKG; the protein is encoded by the coding sequence ATGTTACTCCCTGTTCGAAGACTTACACTTAAAATTCTACCCGATCCCAAGCGCGTAATCGCCCGTTTTTTCTTTAATGGAGAAGAAAGAGCAACACGTCTGATTAAAGAGATTCTAAAACTAGAAAAACACGAGGTTTTTGATTTAATCTCCCCTTTACTGCAGGAGTTTTCTAAAAGGCATCGGAATATTACAAAAATCCTACTTCATCATTGTAAAAAGGTGAAAGGTTCTCTGGTAAGTGCCGGTATTGATTATAAGTCTCTGGACTATTATACGAAACTTCTTATCGGCTCGTATTTTACCAATGAATACTCTATTGAATCCGCTGCTTTTTTTAACCCTTCAATCGTTCCCGATCCGGATCAGAGTAATCTCGAACAAGGGCAGCTCCGTCTGATTTTGAGTTTCAGAGCGGTAGGAGAAGGTCATATATCATCCGTCGTATTCAGGCGGGCATTACTTGATAAAGATAATGCAATTTCCGTGATCCCCTCAGGAAGTTACGTAAGTGAAGCCGAAACTATCAGAAATGCTATTTACAACAAGAGATTGTTCTTAACGAAGGCATCGGAGGCCGGTATAAATGAAAATTTCCTGGAGAATGTTGAGCAACATTTGGGGAGTGAATTCGGATACGAGGAGTTGAAATCCATTATACTGGAAGCAAAAATGCAGGATGGTACTGATGACGAGCTAATTCAGCAGTATGACTTGATCCTGGCTTTATCCGACAGTTACCGCGAATTGAGCTTTTCCAGGGATACCGATATCAGCGACCGGGTTATTTTTCCTATTTCAGAGTTTGAACAAAAGGGGATAGAAGATGCACGGTTTGTACGATTTATCAATGACGATGGCGGAGTAGTCTATTATGCAACATATACAGCATATAGCGGAACTCAAATTATGCCCAAGCTCCTTGAAACGACAGATTTTTATGACTTTAAAGTTAGCCCTCTCAACGGTACCGGGGCGCTTAATAAAAACCTCGCCTTGTTTCCCCGGAAAATAAATGGAAAATATGCAATGCTTTCCCGAATAGACGGATGGAACAACTATCTGATGTACTCTAGTACTATAAATGAATGGAACGAACCTGTGAAAATTCAGGCTCCAAAATATCCCTGGGAACTCAATCAAATTGGAAACTGTGGCTCACCGATAGAGACACCAGAAGGCTGGCTTGTCATTACTCATGGTGTGGGTCCGATGAGACGATATTGTATAGGCGCATCTTTATTGGATCTGGATTCGCCGGAAGTGGAAATTGGACGATTAAAAGAGCCTCTGTTGATTCCTAATTCCGACGAGCGAGAAGGGTATGTGCCCAACGTCGTTTACTCTTGCGGGTCTGTAATAAACAACAACGAATTAATTATTCCGTATGGCTTGTCAGACTATGGCTCGTCATTTGCCGCTGTAAACCTTGCTGATCTTCTGTGCAGGCTTAAAAAGGGATAA